A stretch of DNA from Gymnodinialimonas sp. 57CJ19:
GGCGCCAATTGCGCGGCGCCTTTCAGCATTGCGGTAAGTTGACCGCCAACCCACCCATCGAGGTTTCTTTATACTTGGTGTTCATATCAAGGCCGGTTTGGCGCATCGCCTCGATGCAATTATCCAGCGGCATGTAATGGGTGCCGTCGCCGCGCAGGGCAAGGGACGCCGCCGATACCGCCTTGATCGCGCCTAGGCCGTTGCGCTCGATGCAGGGCACTTGCACAAGGCCCGCCACGGGGTCACAGGTCATGCCCATGTGATGTTCCAAGGCAATCTCTGCGGCGTTCTCGATCTGTGCGTTGCTGCCGCCAAGGGCGGCACACAGCCCCGCCGCCGCCATGGCCGAGGCACTGCCCACTTCGCCTTGGCAGCCGACCTCTGCACCGGAAATACTGGCGTTGTGCTTGATCAGCCCGCCGATCGCGGCGGCAGTCATCATGAAGTCGCGCAGGCCGTCTTCCGTCGCGCCGATGCAATGGTCGCGATAATAGCGCAGCACCGCCGGAACAACGCCCGCCGCCCCATTGGTGGGCGAGGTGACTACACGCCCCCCCGCGGCGTTTTCCTCGTTCACGGCCATGGCGTAGACGGACAGCCAATCGTTCGCCACGTGAGGTTGCGCCTGATTGGTGCCCGCTTCGGCCTGCAACTGCGTGTGGATGTGTTTCGCGCGGCGCTTAACGGCCAGCCCGCCGGGCAGCTCCCCCTCCATCCGCAGGCCTCGGTCGATGCAATCGTTCATCGCGGCCCAAATCGTGTCGAGCCGCTGGCGGACGTCGGCTCGGGGGGAGAGGGCGGATTCATTCTCCCACTTCATCTGGGCGATGGTCTTGCCAGATTTTTTGCCCATCTCCAGCATCTCGGCGGCTGACCCGAAGGGATGCGGAAAGCCTGCGTCGGCTTTTTCGGCGTGAAGCGCGTCGGGGCCATCGTTCTGGGCGTTCAACTCTTTGGCCGTGACCACAAATCCGCCGCCGACAGAATAGTAGGTCTCCTCCAGATAGAGGTGCCCATTGGTGTCGAACGCGCGCAGCACCATCCCGTTGGCGTGGCCGGGCAAGTTGGTGTCGTAGTCAAAGATCAGGTCGGTGTCGGGTGCGAATTTCAGCGGCGGCAACCCATCGGGGGCCACCGTGCCCGAGGCACGAATCTCAGCCTCCAGCGGTTCGGCTCGGTCAGGATCAAGGGTGGCAGGCTCAAACCCGGCAAACCCGAGAATCACCGCCCGATCCGTCGCGTGACCCTTGCCGGTAAAGGCGAGCG
This window harbors:
- a CDS encoding L-serine ammonia-lyase, with product MFLSIFDIFKVGIGPSSSHTMGPMTAAARFLDDLRSGREKEPGAGELGGLGCSLHGSLAFTGKGHATDRAVILGFAGFEPATLDPDRAEPLEAEIRASGTVAPDGLPPLKFAPDTDLIFDYDTNLPGHANGMVLRAFDTNGHLYLEETYYSVGGGFVVTAKELNAQNDGPDALHAEKADAGFPHPFGSAAEMLEMGKKSGKTIAQMKWENESALSPRADVRQRLDTIWAAMNDCIDRGLRMEGELPGGLAVKRRAKHIHTQLQAEAGTNQAQPHVANDWLSVYAMAVNEENAAGGRVVTSPTNGAAGVVPAVLRYYRDHCIGATEDGLRDFMMTAAAIGGLIKHNASISGAEVGCQGEVGSASAMAAAGLCAALGGSNAQIENAAEIALEHHMGMTCDPVAGLVQVPCIERNGLGAIKAVSAASLALRGDGTHYMPLDNCIEAMRQTGLDMNTKYKETSMGGLAVNLPQC